In one window of Onychomys torridus chromosome 7, mOncTor1.1, whole genome shotgun sequence DNA:
- the LOC118587561 gene encoding olfactory receptor 10G6, with amino-acid sequence MQSSNQSSVSHFILVGLHHPPQLGIPLFLVFLVIYLLTVSGNGLIILTVLVDIRLQRPMYWFLCHLSFLDMTISSAIVPKMLAGFLLDSRIISFGGCVIQLFSFHFLGCTECFLYTLMAYDRFLAICKPLHYATIMTRSVCNYLALGTWIGGTIHSLFQTSFIFRLPFCGPNRVDYFFCDIPAILRLVCADTTINELVTFVDIGFLALTCFMLILTSYAYIVAAILRIRSADGRRNAFSTCAAHLTVVIVYYVPCTFIYLRPGSQEPLDGVVAVFYTVITPLLNPIIYTLRNKEMKAALRRLGGLKEVQPQ; translated from the coding sequence ATGCAAAGCAGCAACCAAAGTTCTGTGTCTCACTTCATTCTGGTGGGCCTGCACCACCCACCTCAGCTCGGGATTCCACTCTTCCTGGTATTCCTTGTCATCTACCTCCTCACTGTCTCTGGCAATGGGCTCATCATCCTCACTGTCTTAGTGGACATCCGGCTCCAACGGCCCATGTACTGGTTCCTATGTCACCTCTCCTTCTTAGATATGACCATTTCTTCTGCGattgtaccaaagatgctagctGGCTTTCTCTTGGATAGTAGAATTATCTCCTTTGGGGGCTGTGTGATTCAACTCTTTTCTTTCCACTTCCTGGGCTGTactgaatgttttctttacaCCCTTATGGCTTATGACAGATTCCTGGCCATCTGTAAGCCTTTACACTATGCTACCATCATGACTCGCAGTGTCTGTAACTACCTAGCTTTGGGCACCTGGATTGGAGGGACCATCCATTCACTTTTCCAAACAAGTTTCATATTCAGGCTGCCTTTCTGTGGCCCAAACCGAGTTGACTACTTCTTCTGTGACATTCCTGCCATTCTCCGTCTAGTCTGTGCAGACACCACCATCAATGAGCTAGTCACTTTTGTAGACATTGGCTTCTTGGCCCTCACATGCTTTATGCTCATTCTCACTTCTTACGCCTACATCGTGGCTGCCATCCTGAGAATCCGGTCTGCAGATGGGCGTCGCAATGCCTTCTCCACCTGCGCTGCCCACCTCACTGTGGTCATCGTTTACTATGTGCCCTGCACCTTTATTTACCTACGGCCTGGCTCACAGGAACCTCTGGATGGGGTGGTAGCTGTCTTCTACACAGTCATTACTCCCTTGCTTAACCCCATCATCTACACACTACGAAACAAAGAGATGAAGGCCGCCTTGCGGAGGCTGGGAGGCCTCAAGGAGGTGCAGCCTCAATGA